From the Penaeus monodon isolate SGIC_2016 chromosome 3, NSTDA_Pmon_1, whole genome shotgun sequence genome, the window CTTTACCAAGGGAGtggaccccccaaaaaacttattttcttttgttataaagttgtaaatatattaatgtgtgaatCATTGTTTACTTACCCACCTTTAGATATGCAAAAGAAAGTAGTGAggattcaaagaaaacgaaaagaaatggcAAACCTTAAAGAACTaccacaataatatatctattatataatatgtgtgtgtgtgtgtgtgtgtgtgtgtgtgtgttttttgtgtgtgtgttgtctgtggtgtggtctatgtttataaacaaaaaaaaaaaaaaaaaaaatatatatatatatatatatatattatgatattatatattatatataatatatatatatagatatatatactatatatatatatattatagatgtatgtatatatatatacatatgtacacacacacacaacccaaacacacagacatatatatatatatatatctatatatatatatatattatagtatatatagttcattatatatatatatatatagttagaattatagaatatacatatatttaatatatatttttatatatattacatatctgtatataatatatatctatatatattactatatatatatatagtctatattatatcatatatatataaatctctgctactgtatgtatatgcgtgtgtatatatatatctctatctctctctctctatctatctacctatatcatcgatatatctatatatatactatctctaatcttctctctctctgtcatatctctatactatatatcatatctatttatatagatatatcattgaggcgttatacaatttatattatatatagatagatagataaaacagatagatagtagataggtagatatgtactCACTACAtaaactaatattttatatatactatagatatctaTGTGCTTGTGTGCACGTACGCGCGCGCCTGTGTATGTGTTAATactgtacccacacacaccacacacacccacatacaccacaccccccacactcacacacacacacacacatatatatataatatatataatatatatatatatatatatatatatattatatatatagatataacacacatcaggaatcttgcttagGAGGTGAAAGCTATTTCTTGGTAACGATCTTcgcccctgcctaccaagcctgaaaCGCTAAAATTGCAGCCGATCAGAGgattggacggatcatctcagatcatgttggggttagtgaacgttggctgagtattttgagtttttgtaccagatagaccctcacgtttagcttggatgcaagcgatgtcacataCCTGTGCGTGACCCATCCATCAGCGCGGAACCTCCTACCTACGGAGttaaggatggcgatttccaagctgaaagagtGGGACAGCTGCGGCATATGTGATATACCTGCTGAACTCTAAAGCTGGGtcacctatggctcggggcctgcctacagtcttgactgccatctggcgaGCCTGCATGCTTTCTTATGTTAGCATGCGTTACAGTTCTGTcacaaatgtttttgttgttgggggagTGGTCGTGTATCTATCGAAGAATTTGTAGGGGTCGCAGTCCAAAAAGTTGGCTGCAGTTTGTGTGTAGATTAACCATAAGACCTGCATTTGTCAGATTCAAAAAGGTTTAGCACAAACTGCCATAAGAAATGGTGTCATCTttaatttcttataatttttatcctacTTTAGcaacttttcttcttctatactttttaaaatttgtttgatcTGGTAGAGTTACGCAACAATTgtaataatttgtttttcttattaatgttTTAGTTGAGTTATGATAGTAATCGTTGCTCttatattaacgttattattactcGTTAATTAGTGCTAAATCGCATTGTGCTAGTAACTTTTTAcgtaaacatattttttcttgtttttacttttcttttttcaggggggggggtttcatcCTGAATAATGTGTAAAGGACGTTAATTAAatgtttttagatttatataaaatttaaaattaatttattattatatttaggctGACCTTCAACATCGAAATAACTACAGAAGTATGTCATATTACCATCCGGCACACATGTCGACTCGGATTACAGGCCTAACATAAGAGTGCGGGTGATTAGGAGCAGACCGCTGAAGGCAGGTACTGAGCCACTCCCTCGTATGTCACCTGGGCCACGTATCCTTGTTCGCCCATTGACATTGTAGTGCCTCTGCAGACGACCATCGGGAAGCTGCCGTCGTAGGATCCCTGAGTGTTGATCCGTCGCGCCCTTCTTGGTGGCCGAATCGTGACCAAAGCATCGTTGCGCATAGTTGAAGTTATACTGAGGGCGAGTCTACAATGGGTTtagaaagaaaattatagaaatttgcagttatcattattataatttcaaacaTATGATCTGCATCAACAAAAGGAAGTCATAGAAGCATTGTTCGAATATGGGATCTGAAAATTTACTCTAAAAGAtggtcaattttattttttttatgtatacgaTCTATTGTTTTCTACTATTACTCCTTATTGTCACtcttatataaaatcattatatcatatcattattatattttcatagtaACTTACTACAGGAGATACCTTTGGGTTGTAGACTCCACCAGAAGCAGCCTCCTCCGAATTGCGGAGGTCCTCTGCAGGTCCGAGGAACTGGCAGCTCCTGCTGCAGGTCGGAGGAAACTGGCACTCCGCTGCAGGTCGAGGAAACTGGCAGCTCCTGCAGAACCACCGAAGTAGATCCTGGAGCCTGTAAGCTTTGAGAAGGCCTGGCTTTGCACTTGCGGCTGCCGCAAGGAAGCCAGGGTGATAACCTGGTAGGCAATAGGAGTGACTGTGATTTTATTAGATTTGAAAAAATTATGTCGCAAGTTTGCAAGACACTTGAGGCACTTGGTTTTTGGGAAATGATAACTAATTCCAACCAATCTTCTCGTTGCATATATGGGTACATTCACTagaaatacacaatatattttcatatttgtgtgtgaaagtgtgcgtTTGTACTCATAATGAATACCAGTACACAGTACGAACAGTgtttgaatgtatacatatatgtatcaacaCACCCACGTTTTACTATATATGGAtttgaatacatatgtatttgtttgtgtgtatgtaaaataagtgaatatagatatataacatctatgcatatatatacataacacacacacacgtttaacctatatataatttgaatatattattaatgtttgtgtgaatgcaaataaatgaatattctggtacacacaaataaatgcatacataaatagattcCATGTATGTGCATCCTATCtttgcaacatacacacacgcacagcaaagCAATACATATGTTTCGTATCTGTGTAAAACTTGCCATAGAAGACATGTTTTCGGAATGCGAGAAGCAATGAATTACCTACTGATTAGCGTCACTCAACTCACAGTTGCTGTTGTCGCCTGGCGTGTTGGTCATGACTTATATAACGCGTCGAACTCGCCCAGGAAtgtgattatttgtttttttttttttttttttttttatggccgcaTTTGGACCTTCTGCATCAGCGcatgatgagaatgaggaaatCATGACAACATACAGGAGGGTCCAGAAGCATCACTGAGAGCTACTACCATTTGTAAATAAATGTCGATGGAGACATAATGCCTgacgtaagaaagaaaaaaaaatctcaggttatattatattgttaaacGGCAAAACACGCAACGTTTATTTCCGATAATTTTTGCTTGatcttatatattttccattgGTTAAAGAAATTTGTTTCGTGGAatcaaccactatatatatattatatgtagtatattatattatatatatatatatattatatatatatatatatagtatatatatatgtttatatgtttttcttttttttttacctaaaaatacAGGGGTGCCCCTCAGAGCCCCTAATTTTTAGCTATGCCCGATACTTCATTCTCGAAAAGACAATGAGGTAGTTCATCTTTTTGCACAATTGTAGTTTAGATGTACGGCAGTGATGATGAATCCTgatttcttttcataattttgtaatatacatTTCCATGAATTGAACCAACATCAGTCTTCTACGAAAAATAGAATGGAATGTGattacacacactcaccatacagatcttgtatatatataattattccgaacacatctatatctatatcatctatatatgtaacgTAATATATTAATACCAcccaaagatacaaaaaaaaagccaGAGTGAGAAGTGAATTGTTCGAAGACATCGTGAACTCGTCAAAAGTTCTCATCCAGatgaatagcaataattattCATTTGTAACGTTTCTATCTCAGTTagtttcttattgtggctgtgattcctttacacacacacacacacactgatatgtaaatatacatatatatatatatatatatatatatatatatatatatatatatatatatatataccgatatatatatacacatcgatataaactgacgtatatatatatacatacagatatgcaaatattatatatatatatagatatatatatatatatatagtatataatatatatatatatattatatatatatatatacacatgtgtgtgtgtgtgtgtgtgtgtgtgtgtgtgtgtgtggtggtggtgtttatgtgtgtatgtgtatatatatattatatcgctcttatctagatctatatatatatatatcatatataataattatatatatatatatgctctattatattatattatatatatatattatattttatctctatataatataatatatatatatatactatatatcatctgtgtgtgtgtgtgttggtggtggtgtgtgtgtgtgttgtgtatgtatatatatacacatatatatgtatatatattagcgtTGCTGGTGATAGTTATCCCAACTATTTCCCTAGAAATAGTGGCATGTATCTTTAAGACTATTCCCTCGTCCGGAACCTGTGTTACACCTAACTCTAAGCTTCTCATATCAGTATTTCTAATCGAACTAAGCATTTGGACACGATGTTTTCATTCATATTAAAAACACATTCCATTTGTATGAAAAAGCGTCCTTTGTATTCAGATCCACGGCAGTGGAGAGTAAACCCCAAATACCTAAGACACTGATATATCATATTGTCACCGAAGTGAccttttaagagaaaaaatgtgCAATGCGATGCATGCGGTTAGCACACAGTTGTGTGCAGTTGAAACCCAAAACACTtgtatttgctagattttgtatTCAAAGTTAAAAAAGGTCAAATGTAACAATGGCAATATTTTTTATCTCTGAATTATTGTTACCCTTTTCACAAGATGTATTTCTTCCACAaaattaacaattgcaattattCTTACTGTCGTTTCATTTGATACTTTCGACAGTATTGTtgctctcatattattattattaccgttattattatctattttgtattttACTAGTACTTTATACGTACAAATGGACCTGCAAACAATGGCACACGCCTTTTACAGGCTTAATCTACGATTGATCATGAGGGCCAACATGGTAAGATATCTGTAATacgtatatttctttttaaccagattttttcttcctgtttgttTTATATAGGGAGCTTTGGCAAAACTTTTAGATGagtttgttaatttgttttatttttatcaggctaatatttaacattgcaaaatagaaaatatatatatatgtatgttaacatCCGACACATCCGCGGCTTGCAGACCTTAACCATACGAAGGTGCGGGTGAGTAGCAGGCAGACGGCTGGAAGGCAGGGTACTGAGCCACTCCCTCGTATGTCACCTGAGCCACGTATCCTTGGTCGCCGTTGAACAGTGTAAGTGACCCTCTCGACGACCAATcgggagctgcacgtagtaggatccctgagtgttGTATCCATCGCGTCCCTCTTGGTGGCCGAAGTCGTTACCAAAAGCATCGTTGATGGCATAGTTGAAGTTATACTGAGGGCGAGTCTGTTTAGATTTTAAATAAATGCTTAAGTTTATTGGTTATCGTTATAAAAATCAGGAACCATTGTTTAGATCATGAATTTGGAGACTTGCCATTATGAAAGAATCAATCCATAATTATggtttcactatatatatatatatatatatatattatatattctaaaaaatatattttaaatatagtaatatattctctctatctcattcattTTATCTAAAGGTAACTTACTACAGGAGAAACAGGTGGGTTGTAGGCGCCAGCAGAAGCAGCCCCTCCAAAGTTGATGGCAGGTCGGAGGAAATTGGCGGCTCCTGCAGAACCACCGAAGGAAATCCTGATCCTGGTAACACAGCTCCGAAGAGGCCTGGCTTTTGCACTTGCGGCTGCCAGCAAGGAAGCCAGAGCGATAACCTATGGAGAGAAGGtagtaattgtgtatgtgtgcgtgtgtgtctacatatacatattcaaacacatgcacacacaaatatatgcactaACCCAAACACACGTTTTGCATTCTCTTTTACAATTCAAGCTATTAACGGAGAGCCTCCGACGACGAAGCTACGTAAGCATTAGACTTACCTTAAGAGCCATGTTGTTTCGCGATGCTTGAGGgactataataacaatgctgTCGATGCTCCTTCTACAGCGACACCGGGAAAACTGATACTGCCTGCAGTGACGTTCCCTTCTTTTATAGGAGTTTCTTCAGTCATCCAGTGTTTTGCCACGAGACGAACGCCAGACAGGAagtgattaattatttttatttttattttttctctcttcttaatcGACATATCTGGTACATGCATGAAGTAGCAGAAGAGAATGACGAAATGCGTGGCATAATGTGTCCAGTGTAAGAATGAGGTCAACGGATTAATTATGTGAATTGGGATGAATTTACAGGATGAGTTGGCGGAACACCGATAGAGAGCTCATGTTAATCTGGCCGAATTATGATGACTTACCAAGTTTTTTAACCAtgtagaaatttatatatttacgaaaATCAATTCTTGATAATGTTTTCTTTATTGCTGATTCTGTTTTTCATCATGTAAATATTCATTCACTATAATGTTCTTTCATACtgataaatatttgaataatgttattgataatagaatttaatgtataaaaatatgttattcaTTTTGGTTGTTAATTTCTCTATTTAAACATAATTAAACCGTTATTCATCCAGTCTTATTATTCAATTACGGATCATCGATTTTCGCTTTAATCACGGGCAAATCGGTTACACAACCTTATTTCATGCTCGGTCACTCCGGACGTACAGCCATAATGTTCGTGGTTGGGAAAGAATCCGCATGAATTTTATTACTTGACGATCGGAGAAAaaagtttatctctctcttacgcAATGTAAAATACTAATCTTTTTGAGGCACTGTTTGTTACACGTgctctctattttcctcctctaAGCAATGAATATAATCTTTCATGTATaactatttgtttatatttacacgATAAGTCTGactttgtatgtgagtgtgagtgtttgtgtataagtgtgtgtacatttttattctttataatatgAATACTGTACCCCTTGACCTTTTTTTATGCAGACCTTCTACATCCGCTCGCTCAGACCTTCCAGCATCTTTACAAAACCACCGTCTTGGAAAACGTCTACCGCCCATGTCAATAGAAAATAACACAATCGACAATGAATCCTTAAGTCAAACCACTTACTCATCCTGACCTTAACACGCTCTGTTCTTTGTCGACAAGTCTCTATTTTTCCCCgggatttatttttcattattttttttttttactcatgatCTGTTTATGAATAAGGTTTTATATCAATTCTCGAGTTTTCATTTTCAATGCAGTCCCAACCTTCGGAAACAGAGTGtgaagttttattttgttttctgatgTTCAATGTATTAAGTATACTGCGTAGAAGGAAATGTGGAATGGAGAGAAATGATATCctggggttttgttttatttatgccaTGAAGCCAGTCTTAAAAGTGTTCTTTTCCTTAAACACTTCATGGTAATCCTATATaaacattttctctccctccctccccccctctctctctttctctatttatccttctatctatctatttatctatctatctatctatctatcttcctctctctcatatatatgaatatatatacatatatatattatatatatatatatatatatatatatatatatattatatatataatatatgttatatatatatatatattatttatatattagatattgtgtgtgtgtgtgtgtgtgtgtgttgtgtgttgtgtttgtgtgtgtgtgtctgtgtgtgtgtgtgtgtgtgtgtggtgtgtgcatataaacatatatgtgtgtatatatgcacatatatgtatatatatacatatatatgtatgcatatatgcatatatatgtatatatatacataaacctatacgcatatatatatatatatatttctatacattatatatataataatatatatatactattattatatataatatatatatatatcctatatatagtatattatatatatagtatatatatatatatatattatatagatatatatattatagcatatatatacatatatatatatatattatatatatatctattatatatatctatattattatatgcatttatataaaatcagatagattagatagatagatagatgggatatatACACCTCAAAACGCaccccacagccacacacacaacacacacacccaccaacaaagcacacacacacaccatcacaccaacacacacacacacacaaaacccccgcacacatacacacacacatatattatatatatatatatgtatatatatatatatatatatatatatagatctatatatatataatagatatattatctaatgtatgtatatatatgtatatatattatatatatatgaatatatattatatatatatatatataaatatataatatatatttttgtgtatagtatatagtatattatatatattatatattatctaatatcgatatataatattatatatatatatatatgttactatctatattatatatatatatatatatatattatatatatatatattatatatatgtacttatatataggtttgtgtgtctttatgtgtgtgtgagagagaagagtgttttgttttttgttttttttatcattttgttttgtgtgtgtgtgaatgtgtatgtttctgtgtgtgtgcgtgtgtacatcatatatatatatatatatatatagtatatatatatatatatatatatatatatatatattattatatatatattatataatgtgtatatatatacctatatatcaaatgtgtatatatatatatatatttatattatattatagatatactatatatatatatatattatatatatacatataccaaacacactcacacaacccacacacaccacacacacaccacacacacccaaacccacacacacacacacacacacaaacacacacatacacacacacacacaccgtcacgcacacacaacacacacatgatagttttatatgtatatatatatatatatatagtatatatatataatatatatatatatgtgtgtgtgtgtgtgtgtgtgtgtgtgtgtgtttgtgtggtgtgtgtgtgtgtgtgtgtgtgtcctgtgtggtgtgtgtgtgtgtgtttgtttgtgtgtggtgtatgtgtgtgtgcgtgtgtctgatacatattcatctatgttctattatcttatctatatatatatctatatatatatatatatatatatatatataacattatatatctatcgataatatatctctatatctatatatctatctgtatctatattatatatatcttcatctatatatataacttatctatcattctctattacatatgtatatataatattatctatattatatctatctatatatatatatatcgtatatatatctatccatgtgttttacataaacacatattatctatcttatcatatatatatatctatct encodes:
- the LOC119587065 gene encoding LOW QUALITY PROTEIN: cuticle protein 7-like (The sequence of the model RefSeq protein was modified relative to this genomic sequence to represent the inferred CDS: inserted 2 bases in 1 codon; deleted 1 base in 1 codon); the encoded protein is MALKVIALASLLAAASAKARPLRSCVTRIRISFGGSAGAANFLRPAINFGGAASAGAYNPPVSPVTRPQYNFNYAINDAFGNDFGHQEGRDGYNTQGSYYVQLPIGRXERVTYTVNGDQGYVAQVTYEGVAQYPAFQPSACYSPAPSYG